The region GTTCACTAGGGTTTCGCCCATGGACTTTAATTCGTTTTCGTATGCTTCAAAGACCTTGTCCTCGATCATTGCGCGCGTCTCTTGATTCAAGGGATGCGCGATATCGCGGAACTGGCCGTCTTTTCTTTTTTTGGAGGGCATCGCGACGAACAGGCCGCTGGTGCCTTGGATGACTTTCAGATCGCGAACTACGAAACAACCATCAAGCGTGATGGAGACGTAGGCCTTCAAGCGATCCTCATTGACCGGGAAAACTTTCACTTCGGTGACTTTCATAGAGTCCCTTTCTAGGTGCTGATCTTGTTGCTACCAATGGAGCCATACTATGGTCCGATCTCTATTTCGGACGATGCTTTATTTTTCTAAAGACCTAGGTCGAGGAAAGTTCAGAAATCATAGGTTCAACTAAATTTTGTCCCAAACCGAGACAGATCACCACTTACAAGTTTTTGAGTGTT is a window of Bdellovibrio sp. SKB1291214 DNA encoding:
- the spoVG gene encoding septation regulator SpoVG — its product is MKVTEVKVFPVNEDRLKAYVSITLDGCFVVRDLKVIQGTSGLFVAMPSKKRKDGQFRDIAHPLNQETRAMIEDKVFEAYENELKSMGETLVNLKRQKAPGSDYGGSDDY